Within Citrus sinensis cultivar Valencia sweet orange chromosome 1, DVS_A1.0, whole genome shotgun sequence, the genomic segment TAATGTTTATGGTTTAGCTTTTTGTTAATGAGTATTACTTATCACTATCAGCTTGGTCAATGGATTCAATTTGCTTATTTGGGGTCAACATTAATGATGTTTGTTGAGAAGCTTGTTTTAGTGCCCTGCAATAGATGTACTTTGAATCTCCACCTCAAAGTTACAGAGTGTAATGAGATGTCATATGTATTTTGAGTCGCATTCATATGGGAAAAAactatttcaattaaaaaaaaaaaaggcatattTGATGCCGATCAAATTGATATGAACTAGGTGCCTATTGGGTGAATTATGTGTCAGGTTTTGGACAAAGCTGTTACAGGGATATTTTAATAGTGATGATTAGGTAAATTGTTTTGTCTGAGTCTCACTGTCATCAATCAATAATTGACTAATCTTTCTTAATATTTGGTGCTCATGCACATGAACATTTTaagagagggggggggggggggggggggggggaagggGGGAGGGCCTTAAAGCACTTCCCATTTAGAGTTAGCTAGTGATGATTTTTTAGTCTTAATTTTGAGCAACTGACTCTTTGCTCTTCATCATATATGCAATTAAGTTACAAAAGAACATTTTCTATCTTTTGAAATGCGACGTACGAAgaaagcaaaatgaaaatctgAAATGGgctaaaaacaaacaagaagaaagagaagcaaAATCGATATCACCCGTAGAGGAGAAATTTGTGACATATTTGGAGCTTCCTCATTTGTCCTCTGTTCCTAATCTCAAGTCCTAAATACCCATTAAGCCTCTTCAACTAAACAGCTCAAATCAAGATTTCACAAACAGCTATTTAAATGAGTACTTCTTTTCTGATTTGGACTGTTGGCACCCTTCCAAATACCTCTAAAAATCtctcattaaaattatttaaaaattaagaagttCTTATAACACCTATTTTAATTCAACAATAATCCTATTTTTTTATGGAATAAATTCCCAATTCGTTTGTACTCCTTTTCctccctctctttctcttccatTGCGACTTGTGAGCTCTCTCCCCTATCAATTCTCcaatgatgaattgatgatgaACAAATTTGAACTTTGCAATTATAATAACCATAATTCTGAAAAGAAAGATTTAAGATTTAGTGAGAATGATAGAGTtactcataatttttttcttcctagTAAGCGTGGAAATGAAAGTAAAGCTTCATCATTCAACATAACAGCAAAATggaaaacattaaaattgcACATGTTTTGTTGTCATTATATTCCATGTATTTGTTTATAGTTTTAATattgacaaattttttttttaaatttctctctgtctcttttttttttttcacataaaGTAGCTGTAGAATTTGTTACAAACttactgatttttttaattatcaaagaAGAGAGTTTACAATAATAAAGGGTTTCAATGAGAATGAAACATATTCTTTTATGTAATagtaaatttgtaaatatttaagtGGAATTTAGCTGTTGAGTAGTCAATTAAGAGtataatttatctaataattataagTGCTTACTTAAGTccataactttttttttcaaaaattttattagtgtttaataattttttaactaaaatttttaaaaattaaataaattattttgtcacaactaaaaaatacaaattttaattttttaaatataaaagtcgaaatactattttaaaatattaaaatatattaaatattctttccttatttcatttctatcataaaaactttaaataattgGCATGTtcagataattttataatttttaataaatattctcatttacaatcaaacaaaatttgttAGGTAAAAACTCAACTTATAAAAACTATGTTAACAAAAGCAGTATTTAGATAAAACCTACTCgaaaaattatactaaaatTAGCCTAAGTAGCTGATAATTGACCCAAAAACCAAGTTAGTGCAACAGCAATTTTAAGTACACAAAATCTCCAAAGAAGCTGTTGTTCTCATTTTTAGCAAATTGGAAGCAACAATTTTAGGCAAAACAAGTATACGAATAGtatcattcaaaaaaaaaaaaaaaaagcgaatGGTAGGatccaaaaacataaataatctcttgttcattcattatatattgttttctCCTATGATTGACTTATTGTGAAGCCGATAACAGGGTCCACAAACGAAAACTGGAACATGTTTATGATTAATCCAAGCAAACTGATTAATTGAGTTCTCTCTAATAGAAGGAACAACAGAATAGAAAAACCACTGACAAGTTCACAATACAAGCTAGAAACTCCTTGAGAGACAAGCCAACAAAAAGATCGAAAACGAAACTAGACGAACTAAGTCCCTAAGGCCCGGCTCTCTCCAGACCATTTTAGTTAAGCACTCTTGGTCTCAATGAGCTTCTCAATCAGATCTGCAGCATCTTGAACGGTTGAGATGGTCTGGgcactttcttcttcaacgCTGATCCCAAATTCCTCCTCCAGTCCCATCACAATCTCAACCTGTGGCAGCAGAGAAGATACATCAGTTATAAACTGACCAAGCAATTTTATAGCATTACAATACTCATTTCAGATACAGAAATCATCACAATAGATTTTAACAAGCCAAGGAGCAAGTCACAAAGCAGCAGGAGAAACAGATGCTCATGCAACACTGAAACGAGAAATCATCTCTCaatctttttaattacattatacACATTCCAACATCAGCACTCTGAACAAAAAGACAACATCTAACACCATAACAATATGGAATGTCAAcatcagaaaaataaaaacaaaccaTTACggacaaatagaaaaataaaaatttagcatAAACATGATGGACAGTTAACGGAACATATATAAGGTTGATATTGAAGTACCGTATCAAGAGAATCAGCTCCAAGGGCAGCGAATTTTGACTCCCCGGTAACGGTAGTATCTGCTGGGAGTGCCAACTGCTTCTTCACAATTTGACAAACCTTATCCACAGTCTCAGGCTTGGCCTGCAATCAATATAGTTTTGGCAACCGTCAAGAGTCAAGACATTACATAAACACTAAGATAATAAACGACATAAACTACAAccattatcaaattaatagaTCTTGTGAACAAAAAAGTCTTATAGACCACCCAAGAGAAAGCAAGTTTTTGTATTGCTAAGATAGAATAATTAATACGTTTTCTTCTATTTGGCCATGAACCAATTCATATTGTTGAATCAGTTTATCCTAAATAGGATatcaatataaacaaataagtaaaaatcCTGATCATGTTATCGTCTCCTACCATATTTTACCATGTTATATTTTTGCATATGACAGCATGTTTCAGACCAATGAAATGAGATACAATGCAAGACCGAAAGGAATTAACAGACATTATACAAATACAATCAGCAGAGTTTCATGACAGGAAATGCGTACCGCACAGGAAACCCGGAAGCGGGGTGCTGATCGCATTCTAAGGGATGGGAAGCTTTTCCCATTGATGGAAAGTGAAACTGAATTCACACTAGAGATCCTACCCTGCTCAAACATTCAGcaataaaaattgttaactaaataataaatccacaagacaaaacacatttttatttatttatttatgtatttattattttcttataaaaaatctcCCACGTGTAATTGATTTACAAAATGGTCATGATAATAAATTCACACACTCCAACCCAAAAAGAGGTTGGATTGATATAGCTGAATCTAACCTATAACAAAATCTCAAGTTAactacattaaaaaaaagaaaaaaagaaaacaattttattatcactCATATTGCAtgacaattttaataaacaaaatgatgtaaaataagaaatcctagagagaaaaaatagcAAGATTATTGAAACCAAATGACTTTCGGCttaaataaatcttatgtAGCTAGGTTTTAAGTTGATTACAGGTGACCGGTGACCCTAATAGACAAAGATCAAATTGAATTGATAGTTGAAGGTACACACACGCGCGCGTGCGCATGCATGCAtatacatgtgtgtgtgtgtgtgtgtgtgtgtgttttacTTGAACCTTCGTGAATCAAAAGAGCCTATATTCACCAATCAACTATCTGAGATTTCATATCGAAACATTTGACTGATTTGAGATAAACAACaatgaattgaaaattaaacccattaacatttcagatattaaaaatatgagCAAAAAACAGAACTTTCAAGATCTAAATCAATCAACAAAGGAATAAAAACAAACCCACGAAATGATACAATGAATCAAATACAAGAATCGAGAAATTAGATCGTAAAGAGACAAAAACACGACCTGGGTCTGCTTGAAAGAGCAAGACAGAGAGGTCATGCAGGCTGAAGTTCCTGTAACTGAAGCCATTGAATAGAGATCTGAGATTTGAAGTTCAAAAGagagagagcgagagagagcgagagagagGACGACGAAGAGCACGAAGACTGCGTGCTATGTAATGTGTGTCTGAGACTGAGAGGAGAGCAATGTGTTAACAAGGCCGGCTGGTAGCTTTTATAAATAGATGGGACTCTCGAAGCACTTGCAACACTATTTGTGTTTCGGCTGTTGCTTGCTTCGGGCCTTTGTTTTCATCGTCAATTTGTTTGGTTCAAGTGGTTAGCTTATCCCTAGTATGGAATTAAAACTCTTGAATGTTTGgttctttttattaagaataGGATTATAACATTTGggtctttatttttaataaaaaatttatatatatcaaaGACTCATTctgataaaaaattcaaatcataTTGGAAATTGGGAATGAtagttaaataaaagaaaattattagtaaggGTGGCAAAACGAATAAATGGATCGAATTTAAATTGAACCATAAACgaattatgtcaaaattttgttgattcagatttgattcatttattaaaagatttgaaatcttatgaattaaattcgatttatttgttaaacgAATATTCGACTCGATTCGTTTAAGTCGTctaatagaattaataaactaatCGAATCAaatttgggtttgttttaCTGTTCATTTATCTTACAACAAATCCATAACAAAtcgaattataataaaaaaaaattgagtaaaataaaatatgggtaattttaaaaaatctctcCTCAGGTTTGAGACTGTTGCAAGTAAATggtgaaaatcaatttatttataagcaCCCCCTCAcgttagttaattttttttgttgacaattagttgactttgaaaagaCGAAATTACCCTAATGATAGTTTGTATACACAACATTGCTAAAAATcaacaaagaaatttaaagcCTCAAGACAAATTGTCTGGTTAGTTGGTTGGTTTATACAGTGACTCAGTGAGTGGTCATTGCCTCCATTTCATATAAACTCCGTGAACAATCAAAATTGCACAAAATCAAAGGAAGAGAGTTGCGTTTATGGAAGGTCCATCATGGCAGGAACAATCTCCACGAGTGCTCAACGTCCTAGAAGCTCTTAAGCAAACCTCAGTTGAGAAGTCGACCTCCAAGTGCACCCTAGTTCCAACTTGGTCGAGTTCAACTCATTTGCCATTAAAGCTTCGCTTGAGCTTGAGACTGAATATGATGCCCTCCTCTCCAATGACCGTATTTCCCTACTCTCGCTCGACACCTCGCCGACCTCAAAACCCTTGTCCAAACCTCCATAGATAGCACGACCATAATAGCCTCAAAGTTTCTTGACTCGGCGAGTCTTGACTCACTCCATCATTCGAGTTGTTGGCTCCATCGAGACTAAAATTGAAGTGTGGATTAACAAAGAGCATGTCGAGGGACTAACAAAGCTTTGAAACATGCGGATGGTGATGGTGGCAATGAGGATGACTTGGTGAAGCTGCTGACTTAGTTCGAGGATTGAGTCTCGCAGGGGTTCAATCGCGGGTTGCAAGATTTGGTGATCAAATCAAATGTTTTTTCATTACTTGAAATGATTCTGCACTAAAGCCAATTGCGTGCATGCATTCAACAAATGTCTTTGTGGGTCAAGGGTTAATGGTCCAACAATTCGAGTTTTGATAACAATGAGCTCAAAATGCATTCAGGCTTTTGGAAAACCTAGGAAATTTGGATCTCAGAGCATAGTACCTAAAAAGACAGGTCTCAATTATGCGCTTGAGCCACTAGACTTTGCAAAACTTTTAGTTCTCTCACGAATTGTCATAAATGCCCCCAACTCCTAAACAAAGATTAAACGGACAAAAACGTAAGGGGGTgcttacaaataaatcaattttcacAATCTAGTTGCAATTGCTGCAAACCTCaagggaggtttttaaaaattacccaataaaatatagattaaaaaatcacaaatttaaCACCTATAAAACACAaacttattatcatttataattattatattagccttcaaactttaaaatttttcattcatattttatatttaagaataaataagttttagttaaataaataataaacaaatgaatcgtacttgatttgtttatttaaaaaagtcctaaacaaacaaataaatcaatatccTTAAACATGGagtcaatttatttatattaataaatcgAATCAAATTCACCTATTTATTGAAcgaatcatttttttaattcaaaattatttaattcgcATTGAATCAATTCGAATAAAAGAATTATGACCCAGATTACCAACCCCAATTTTTGGGGACTAAtatgaatattatttatttctttaaaaattatgacaaaattttgttaaagacCAATAAGAAAAGTAATTATCTTTAGGAATTATAACTTATAAGAATCATTTTAAAAGTCATGGAGGctaaatgaaattttgtaagGGCTTATCTGATCGAGACTTGGCGGAGGATTTTGTCATTCGCAAACACCAAGGTCACTCGCGAAAAAGATATtcgaattttgaatttaacgGTGGATTTTGGCAAAATTTATAGATCCAAACGTTATTTCCTTTCCCAGTAATTGAGACGTGGTGGGCAACTAAGCACCTTGctagattttgaaaaacaattttgtaaaaacgATAATCACACAACAATAATTAGTCTCAccaaataatttgttaaactgaattagaaaaagattgaACAATGATTAGTCTTAGCAAATAATTTGTTAAactaaattagaaaatgattgTAAACgttacttcaaaaaaaaaaaaaaatgatggcCATAGTcttggataattttttatctattattttcGAAAATTAAGGTGTATCGAAATTACTAAAtaaacggaaaaaaaaaagaaagaaaaatccatAGCACAAAAAATTTGACTGCCCTCTGCATCAATTAAACCATGGTGCATggtgaaattattataagcGGACCCTATTGGCGATTGACTCTTCAGGCTATAAATGGTGAGAGGCTGTGACATAATgatgcaaagaaaaaaataatggttaattttggattactattgcaaaatgatatttaaattattgtaaattttaatttagtgtctattattattttaaaaaaaagcgaaaaataaagattcattgatgaaaaaattatttgtcttctcaattttaatacggtaaattaagattttacaTTACTTTAgagatattttaaatgttatcaTTTCGGTAATTCGAAACTAACTCAAAAATTAATACTTTATGTTGGTTTTAATCAGAGAAACTTTGTATTCACTAAAGAGGataaaaaaatgcatattttaaTACACCAACACAAAAATATCTTAGATTAGGAAATAACGACCCAACAATTAGGAGCTAAAGCTAATCATTCTCAAATAACTTTTGTTCAGTTATTGtatctaatttttgtttcttccgTGGTTAATCATGTGGTGGGAATAAGCTTTAAAATCAGatatttgtcatttttattcattgaCTACTTTTGTCTCTGCATGtttaaaattggaatttgCTTGCATGATTCGAATAAATGTTTTCGGTGCCATAAAATTCTTGGTACGAATGTGTTGAGAGTTAGGTTAACCAGAAAATGTCGTGCCTATGACttattaataatacatttacAGAAATGAACACATCCTTTAAATTCTCAACCAATTTGGTGTCCTGCTTTTTATGGATTACGgggccaaaaattaaaaattgtttgaatTATAAGATGACTTGTCATTAGTTAGATGGATAGCCCGACTTTTAAATAACTTCGTTCAAAACTATGTtgctaaaattatatttttaaacatgGGTTGGATCGTCTTGACTTAAAACTTTTCACTAAAATTCTCgaaccaattttttattcgttGAATTTGTTTAATCTAACAGTGTAGATGTGAAATGAATCAATATCATTTAAGGCATTATTTATCTACTGTTAATTTAAATACACccaatgaataaaaaattaagtcaagATTTTCAGTCAACAGTTtaacaacttattttattttatacctTAGTGAGTATACCTCACAACTTGTACCGTGTGAGATGAtttgaaaatcaataaaatcgaataaattaatgatgtcCAAACTATAAAATACTATACTTTGATACTTTTAAATGACTGCAATCAcaacttattttgtaatttttcgatctcttttctctctatttttctgaatttgattggatcttaaatttattgtcaAAATGATTTCACTAGTACCATTAAGTTTCAACTAAgagaaaaggagaagaaattcaacaagaaaaaaaaaacctttttttcttaagatatatatatatacacacacacaatcaGAAAATAAACCCCAAAAATAGcatattaatagatttttttcttgtgttattttatttttttaagacaaTAAAAATGTTGAGAAAAGGAACAACGAAAGTGACTTTAAAGTTTAATCCATCAACTTTCGGTGagtattattgttttaaaaaaaaatttggtggtacgtttaaattttttcaatttcaaaagttatGTGGTGGTGGTGGATAACAAACATTCGGCCTCAGCCCACCAAACTCATGAATCGGCTGAGCCAAGCCTTTGCTTTATTTAAAGCTCTCTCTCAGAATTTCAAGTAAAGCAATTTGATAAACTAACAAATAGAAAGTGCGAcggaaaatgataataataaggTCATGGTTATGTTAGAGTGGTTTTAACGCAGAGCACGAATCACAGCTAtacatgtaaaataataaataataaaaaatatgttataaatttaatcatataattaaataatagtgtTTTACTATAGAGCGGCTCTAATATAGCCAAAccctaataataatgataaaagaatgtgtaataaaatatttataatataatattttttatgatcaaactcaattttatttagttttaatagttctcttttaattttttttcaatctgaTTAGTATCTTTtcataagatttttaaaaatttaactatgATACATATaacatattctttttaaacacattttttttatcatatgaTTAACTATTAAGCATATAACACAAGcaatatgataatttattattttcacgtGTGACGCATTCTTTGCTAGATTTTGTgctaaatctattaaaattagaaattaggACCgaaccaaaatataaatataataacgTGTCGGCAAAgtagaaaaatgaatttgggTTTCTTGAAGCCGAGCCGGCGTTACGAAAAAGCCGCAACTAAAACGCAACGCCATGCAAATAAAACGACGCACGTGAGACAGAGACGGAGAGAGAAAAAGCAGCGGGTACAACAAACACCTGCCCAGAGAATGACAGCCACTACCGTCAACACCACCAATGCCCATTTCTTGCTTAcgttattcaaattcaaacagtAGTGTTTCTGTTTCTGTTTCTGATTCAGATCACCAAACCTTAACAAATATCTCCATCTTTGCCATTGCCGACAGGCTTGACTCCTCTGTGCCTCGAATTGTTGGACTGCATTTTGACAAATGTAAGTATGCTTCTCTGTGTACACTACAGTCTTGAGAGCATCtttcttaatttcatttaCTCTACTTGTTTCtacacaaaatttgaaattgatggGTGCATGCAGCGACTAACTTGATCTTGTTAGTTACGCACGAGTAATTTTGTTGTTGGTGGAGTTTAGATTAGTTGGGTCTGCAAAATAAGGAGTCGCGTGTGCTTAGATATAGTTACTTCTCGGTGCTTTGTATTTGCAGTTTTTGAGAATATTGATCcctcttcttcctttttctcttttgcgTTAATTTTTGTGCAGTAGATTGAAACATGGCTGAAGAGCTACTAGACATCCAACCATTGGAACTCAAGTTTACATGTAAGTATACAAAATTTCGTATTCCCCCATTCTCTCCcgcgcccccccccccccccccccccctttttaaatttaaagattatGATGCTCAGTTTTGTATTTATGGTAATCACTGTTATCTATCTTTCAAGTGGTCGTAAAGGgttattttgaaaagaatacGATTGCTTGCATGGAACTATGGGGTTGGTTACTTGAAGGGACAGATAGGCTTTAGCTTCTAGTTTAAATTTGATTCTTTACAAACTTATTTCCAAATCACATAAATTGTATGCAAAGAAGTGAACGATGTGTATTTACAATGCATGGCTGAGTAATGTTGCTACAAATTTTTGGAGGAGAGGAGAAAATTTCACCATTTAAGCGAATTTTGGGGTGTTTTAAATTTGCGTGTTCTTATGTAACTTCTGATCTGTTTCTGTGAATTGTTGTATTGCCAAGACTGACATGCTCTTTCTCTCGCTTTATTAGTTGAGGTGAAGAAACAAAGTACATGTGTAATTCAACTTGGCAACAAATCTGATCAGTGTGTTGCTTTCAAGGTGTGACCATCTGTTGCTTAAATTATTCAGCATATTTTGTTGTTCCAGTTTGATCTTTTGGGTTGATAACATAGATGTTGACAGGTAAAAACTACATCTCCAAAGAAATATTGTGTAAGACCCAATGTAAGTATTATCAAGCCAAAAGCAATATCTGATTTTACAGGTATAAACCGTGTGTCTTCTCTCTGTCTTCTTTGTTGTCATCTTACATTGCTTGAATGTGTTTGCCACCTAATGTCTCTCATTGTTGGTATCTGTGACCAATTTTTCAACATTTCACTTTTGGCTGAAGCAGTTACTATGCAAGCTCAGCATGTAGCTCCACCAGATTTGCAGTGCAAAGATAAGTTTCTGATTCAAGGCATAGTGGTTCCATTCGGGACTTCTGACGAGGACATTACTTCCGATATGGTAGAATAATGGCTATGGCcatttttctttggttctgtcacctttttttttttttaagtattgtgttttacttttagtCATTTTGCAGTTTGCAAAAGATTCCGGTAAGTATGTTGAAGAAAAGAAGCTGCGAGTGATTCTAATGAGCCCACCCCAGTCCCCAGTTTTGCTGCCAAGAAATGGAGAGTTAAAGCAAGATTCATCCCCTGAGACATCATTGCAAAAAGATAGAGCACTCAGTGGAGTTGAAAACATACCTCCAGGCGATGGGGTAAGGGATATTTGTTAAGTTCTTTTGTGTAGGA encodes:
- the LOC102616061 gene encoding acyl carrier protein 1, chloroplastic, whose amino-acid sequence is MASVTGTSACMTSLSCSFKQTQGRISSVNSVSLSINGKSFPSLRMRSAPRFRVSCAAKPETVDKVCQIVKKQLALPADTTVTGESKFAALGADSLDTVEIVMGLEEEFGISVEEESAQTISTVQDAADLIEKLIETKSA